Genomic segment of Mucilaginibacter sabulilitoris:
CAACAGTTAGAATTATAATTTTTTGTAGTGGTTTCATTTTTATCTTTTTATAAATAGGTGAGTTGTTTTTAAAATTTCACGTTGTAAGTTACGCTCGGAACAATACCAAAAATGGATACTCTTCTTGTCTCGCTTGTTCCCGTATCTTCATTCTGCCTGAAAGCGTACGATGCCGCGTTATTCCTGTTATAAAGATTGTAGATGCCGAAATTCCATTCACCCTGCCATCCTTTTTTCTTGTCGGGTTTGGGCGTATAAGTTGCAGATACATCTAAACGGTGGTAAGCAGCTAAGGAATTCCCATTTCTTTCGCCGTAACTCGCGACATTGACGCCCTGGTATAGGTATTTTCCATCAGGGAATGTTGCTGCTTTGCCGCTCTGGAAAGTTAAAATAGCCCCAAATGACCATTTCGGACTTACAGCATAATCGCCCGTAACAGATAAATTATGCATTTTGTCATAATTTGCCCGGTACCATTGTCCGTTGTTTATACCCGGTTCATCTGCATTTCTGCCTGGTGTCCTTTGTTGTGCTTTAGAAAGCGTGTAGGAAACCCAGCCCGTCAGCTTTCCTGTATTTTTTTTCAACATCATTTCCAGACCATACGCTCTCCCTTCTCCGTTTAAAAGCACGCTTTCTACAGCATCGATCCCTAACAGATCTGCGCCGTCAATATAATCTGCCTTGTTTTTTACCTTTTTATAGAAGGTTTCCGTTTCCAAAGAATATTTACCCTCTTTAAAATTGTGGAAGTACCCCAGTGCTACCTGATCTAAAATTTCCGGTTTAAGGTATTGGTCAGAAGGGGCCCATATATCAAGCGGGCTTGCAGAAGCCGTATTGGAAATCAGATGAACATACTGGCTCATTCTATTATAACTAGCTTTGATGGACTGATCATTGTTTAGCGAATAAGCTATGGCAACTCTTGGTTCCAAGTTGTCAAAACTGGCTATCTTTTTATTTTTCGCATAGTTTATTGTTCCTGTGGGGGTAGCCTCTTCGTAAACATGAAGCTCCTTATTGTAATTAACCGGTTGATTATTAGCATAGGTGTACACTTCCTGCGCGCCTAATCTTTGAAAATTACTGTAGCGAAGTCCGTAATTCAGTGATAATTTGTCAGAAAGGTTTTGTTCAGCGCTGATATAGGCCGCATTTTCAAAAGCATATTTTTTGGCCAACTGGTCCGGATTTACACTTGAAATCGTCCCGAACGGCCTGATCGTTCCCGGATTAAAATTGTAGTAAATTGAATTTATACCATAATTTAAAGTCAGGTTATTTGAAACATAATGTTTAAAATCATATTTAAAATTGTAATTTTTAACCTCTGCTTTCCAGTCAAGACCAGCGGATTTTACTTTGATCTGGTAGTCATAATCACTATAAATGGCAGATACATTAGAGAAGATCTTGTCTGAGAATATATGGTTCCACCTGAGGTTAAAAAGTTTGTTACCGTAGGTGTTTACAAAACTGTTATTAAAATTTAGGTAGTCGTTTCCAAAGTATCCTGATACAAAAACATTGTTTTTATCATTGAATTTGTAATTGAACTTGGTGTTCAGATCGTAAAAATAGGCTGAATTGGGTTCATTCGCCATTTTCAGAAAAAGATGTGCATAAGAACCTCTACCCGCAACCACGAAAGAACTTTTATCTTTAACGATGGGACCTTCAACAAGCAACCGGCTTGAAACTAATCCGATACCCGCGTTTACATGATACTCCTTGTTGTTTCCTTCTTTTTGATAAATATCCAGTACTGATGATATACGTCCTCCGAAATTAGCGGGAATTCCTCCTTTGTAAAGTTTCAGGTCTTTGATCACATCAGCGTTAAAGACAGAAAAGAATCCGAATAGATGCGAGGTATTATATACAACGGCTTCATCAAGCAGTACCAGGTTACCATCCACAGAGCCTCCTCTTACGTTAAATCCCGACGCGCCTTCCTGGGCATTAGTAACCCCGGGAAGCTGTAAAATTGATTTTAGAACATCTACCTCACCCAAAACAGCGGGCATCTTTTTGATCGTGGCGATAGACAGTTTATTGGTACTCATTTCAGGTTTTCGGATATTGTCTTTTGTTGTATTGCTTTTTATGACAACTTCACCCAATGTTTTACTATTTTCTGTCATTCCAAAATTCCTTTTAGTGTTTCCGGTCAGCGTAATCGTTTCTTCTACATTGTCAAAACCCACGTGGCTAATGATAATGGTGTAAGTCCCTTTTGGCATTGTCGCTGTATAAAATCCGTAGGAATTGGTAGTAATACCCACTTTCGCTTCCGGAATGTAGATAGTTGCGCCAATGAGTGTTTCGGTATTGGAGTTATTAGATATCGTGCCGCTAAGGGTAACTTTTTCCTGCGAATATGCATGGCCTGCAAAGGCAAAAAAGAGTACTAGCAAGGATAGGGCTCTGCTTTTCATTTATTAATGTTTAGAGTTAAATGTTATGATTTGCAGCTAAAGTATCCTATTGTTGACCCCGCATATTTTAGTATATACAAAATGCCTTACTTTATATATTAAAGCAGTTTATACATATAGAAAAATAAATTGCACACTAAGATTTCAGCTAAAGAAGATGGATTTCTAAAAAAAATTCTAATTGAAATCACAGATGGCCAAACCTTTTTTCCGGATTAATAGAGAATACTTTTCCAAGATTTAGACATAATTTTGATTACTCAATGAAAAACAAGCCTACCCTTACTCATCAAATATGTTAAGCGGCATATGTTCATCCTGTTTATTTTTGGCGTTAAAAGGGTTGCCCAGCCAAGCTACAGGATAAATTAAGAAGCCAGCGGCATTCTCATTCAGAAAACAACGCTATTAAGTCAGGTAAATACAACTTGGTATAATTCTTTCAAAAGCGGAAGTCCCAAATGAAAATTTGCTATAGCTACTTTTATAACCACAATTTTTAAAAGACTTGTGTTTTTGTTTTATGTATTGCCTCCTCCGTTCTTGGGTTTTCGGCTTGTAGGTCATATTTAAGGCTTAGAAAAGGTTTGCCATCTTTAAATTTTATTTTGGTATATTATTAATGAGCTTTTGTATAGTAAAAATTTGTATTGTTTGCGGGTTGCTAAATTTGCTTGAAATCTAAAATAGGCTTATGAATAAAACTTTACACAGAAATATCATGGATACGAATTGGATGCTTCAGTTGATTGTTTCAAAAAAATACAGATTGCAACGTCATTTGTCAATAATCGCATTTTGTATTGTTGTTTTGTATTATAGTCCGCCAGACTATGTGGAACCTTTCGAAACCTATAACCGCCTGGTTATTTTCGTTCAGATAATATTATTGGCCTACAGCAATATGTATTTTTTTGTACCTAAATTTTTATTCAACAAAAAATACCTGGGTTATGGTCTTTTTGTGCTTTCAATCATAATCCTTACGTTCTACATTCATGAATTTTTCGCCTGTTATTTTAAGCCTGATTCACTGCCTTACCAGAATGACAGTATTAACTTTTTCACGTTTTCCTTTATGGTCCTGGTGCTTATTGTTGCATCGGCAGCGGTTAAATTATTCCAGCAGTGGATATCTGATGCTCAGCTGATCTTTGATCTGAAACTGGCAAAAACTAATGCTGAACTGGAACAACTGAAGAATCAGATCAATCCGCATTTCCTTTTTAATATGCTCAACAATGCTAATGTTTTAATTGAAGATGATCCTAAAAAAGCTTCGCAGGTGTTGATGAAACTCAGTGACCTGCTTCGTTACCAGCTTTATGACAGCTCGAGAGATAAAGTTTTATTAACTTCAGAGATACATTTTTTAGAAGATTTTTTAAACCTCGAAAAAGTCAGAAGAGACAATTTCAATTTTCTAATATCCAAAGAAGGTGAATTAAGCGGTGTTCAGGTTCCTCCCTTATTATTTATTTCATTTGTCGAAAATGCTGTAAAACACAATAATGACTCGACGAATTTATCCTATGTAAATTTGTTTTTCGATGTTCGCCATTCGGAGCTTTTTTTCAAATGCATAAACTCAAAACCCGCCGTAAAAGCAGTTAATAAACCCGGAGGATTAGGTCTGGACAATATTAAAAGGAGATTGGAACTCTTGTTCCCTTCTTCACATGATTTGAAAATAGAAGAAAATACGGAAACGTACTGTGCTACATTAATTTTAAAATTATAAGATGAACTGCATTATAGTAGATGATGAGCCATTAGCAAGAAAAGCAATCGAAAAACTGGTTTGTCAGACAGAAAATCTGGAAACTATAGCTTCATTTAACGGAGCGGATGTTACAAGAGAATTTCTGGCAAAAAATACTGTTGATTTAGTATTTCTTGATATTCAAATGCCAGGAGTGAATGGGATAGAATTTGCCAGAACTATTCCTAAAAAAACTTTAGTGGTGTTTACTACCGCTTTTCATGAATTTGCTTCTGAAAGTTATGAAGTCGACGCTATTGATTATTTGATCAAACCTGTGAAATTAGAACGCTTTCAAAAAGCAGTTGAAAAAGCACAGACGTATTGCAAATTGTTTCATACTGATGGTATAAACAGTAATATAGAAAACATAACCGATGACTATATTTTCGTAAGAGCAGAACGCAGAATTTTTAAAGTACATTTTAGCGACATTCTTTATATCGAAGGTTTAAAGGATTACGTGGTTATTTATTTAGAAAATCAAAAAGTA
This window contains:
- a CDS encoding TonB-dependent receptor — its product is MKSRALSLLVLFFAFAGHAYSQEKVTLSGTISNNSNTETLIGATIYIPEAKVGITTNSYGFYTATMPKGTYTIIISHVGFDNVEETITLTGNTKRNFGMTENSKTLGEVVIKSNTTKDNIRKPEMSTNKLSIATIKKMPAVLGEVDVLKSILQLPGVTNAQEGASGFNVRGGSVDGNLVLLDEAVVYNTSHLFGFFSVFNADVIKDLKLYKGGIPANFGGRISSVLDIYQKEGNNKEYHVNAGIGLVSSRLLVEGPIVKDKSSFVVAGRGSYAHLFLKMANEPNSAYFYDLNTKFNYKFNDKNNVFVSGYFGNDYLNFNNSFVNTYGNKLFNLRWNHIFSDKIFSNVSAIYSDYDYQIKVKSAGLDWKAEVKNYNFKYDFKHYVSNNLTLNYGINSIYYNFNPGTIRPFGTISSVNPDQLAKKYAFENAAYISAEQNLSDKLSLNYGLRYSNFQRLGAQEVYTYANNQPVNYNKELHVYEEATPTGTINYAKNKKIASFDNLEPRVAIAYSLNNDQSIKASYNRMSQYVHLISNTASASPLDIWAPSDQYLKPEILDQVALGYFHNFKEGKYSLETETFYKKVKNKADYIDGADLLGIDAVESVLLNGEGRAYGLEMMLKKNTGKLTGWVSYTLSKAQQRTPGRNADEPGINNGQWYRANYDKMHNLSVTGDYAVSPKWSFGAILTFQSGKAATFPDGKYLYQGVNVASYGERNGNSLAAYHRLDVSATYTPKPDKKKGWQGEWNFGIYNLYNRNNAASYAFRQNEDTGTSETRRVSIFGIVPSVTYNVKF
- a CDS encoding sensor histidine kinase, producing the protein MDTNWMLQLIVSKKYRLQRHLSIIAFCIVVLYYSPPDYVEPFETYNRLVIFVQIILLAYSNMYFFVPKFLFNKKYLGYGLFVLSIIILTFYIHEFFACYFKPDSLPYQNDSINFFTFSFMVLVLIVASAAVKLFQQWISDAQLIFDLKLAKTNAELEQLKNQINPHFLFNMLNNANVLIEDDPKKASQVLMKLSDLLRYQLYDSSRDKVLLTSEIHFLEDFLNLEKVRRDNFNFLISKEGELSGVQVPPLLFISFVENAVKHNNDSTNLSYVNLFFDVRHSELFFKCINSKPAVKAVNKPGGLGLDNIKRRLELLFPSSHDLKIEENTETYCATLILKL
- a CDS encoding LytR/AlgR family response regulator transcription factor; its protein translation is MNCIIVDDEPLARKAIEKLVCQTENLETIASFNGADVTREFLAKNTVDLVFLDIQMPGVNGIEFARTIPKKTLVVFTTAFHEFASESYEVDAIDYLIKPVKLERFQKAVEKAQTYCKLFHTDGINSNIENITDDYIFVRAERRIFKVHFSDILYIEGLKDYVVIYLENQKVITLMNIKTIHDLLPKSIFVRVSKSYIINVNNINSVDNNTVYIGENEIPIGNIYRDYFFNEFVIRKILSK